A section of the Delphinus delphis chromosome 1, mDelDel1.2, whole genome shotgun sequence genome encodes:
- the TBX19 gene encoding T-box transcription factor TBX19, with product MSELGTQKTSDGTVSRLLNVVESELQAGREKGDPTEKQLQIILEDAPLWQRFKEVTNEMIVTKNGRRMFPVLKISVTGLDPNAMYSLLLDFVPTDSHRWKYVNGEWVPAGKPEVSSHSCVYIHPDSPNFGAHWMKAPISFSKVKLTNKLNGGGQIMLNSLHKYEPQVHIVRVGGAHRMVMNCSFPETQFIAVTAYQNEEITALKIKYNPFAKAFLDAKERNHLKDVPEAMSESQHVAYSHLGGWIFSNPDGVCTAGNANYQYATPLPLSAPHTHHGCEHYSGLRGHHRQAPYPSAYMHRNHSPSVNLIESPSNNLQVFSGADSWTSLPSTPHASILSVPHTSGPINPGPSPYPCLWTISNGGGGPSGSGSEVHAGSPGAFLLGNPAVTSPLSTQAPASAGVEVLGEPSLTSIAVSTWTAVTSHPFSGCGSPGGGGRQSPSSLDS from the exons ATGAGTGAGCTGGGCACACAGAAGACCAGCGATGGTACCGTCTCTCGCCTGCTCAATGTGGTGGAAAGTGAGCTTCAGGCAGGGAGGGAAAAAGGCGACCCTACGGAGAAGCAACTTCAGATCATCCTGGAGGATGCCCCTCTCTGGCAGAGGTTCAAGGAAGTCACTAATGAAATGATCGTGACCAAGAACGGCAG ACGGATGTTCCCGGTCCTAAAGATTAGCGTCACGGGGCTGGACCCCAATGCCATGTACTCGCTCTTGCTGGACTTTGTCCCAACGGACAGTCACCGCTGGAAGTACGTCAATGGGGAATGGGTGCCCGCGGGCAAGCCAGAGGTCTCCAGCCACAGCTGTGTCTACATCCACCCGGACTCCCCCAACTTCGGGGCCCACTGGATGAAGGCGCCCATCTCCTTCAGCAAAGTGAAGCTGACCAACAAGCTCAACGGAGGTGGGCAG ATAATGTTGAATTCTCTGCATAAATATGAACCCCAGGTTCACATAGTGCGTGTTGGAGGTGCCCATCGAATGGTGATGAACTGCTCCTTCCCTGAAACCCAGTTCATAGCTGTGACTGCCTATCAGAACGAggag ATAACAGCTCTCAAAATCAAGTACAACCCTTTTGCCAAAGCCTTCTTGGATGCTAAGGAAAG GAACCACCTCAAAGACGTTCCGGAAGCTATGTCTGAGAGCCAGCATGTGGCCTATTCTCACT TGGGAGGCTGGATCTTTTCCAATCCGGATGGAGTATGCACAGCAGGAAACGCCAATTACCAGTATGCTACTCCTTTGCCTCTGTCTGCTCCCCACACCCACCATGGCTGTGAGCACTATTCTGGCCTCCGAGGACACCACCGGCAGGCTCCATACCCTTCTGCGTACATGCACAGAAACCACTCTCCCTCAG TGAATTTGATAGAAAGCCCCAGCAATAATCTGCAAGTTTTCTCTGGAGCCGACAGCTGGACTTCCTTACCCTCCACACCCCACGCCAGCATCCTGTCTGTACCTCACACCAGCGGACCGATCAATCCAGGGCCTAG cCCCTACCCGTGCCTGTGGACCATCAGTAACGGTGGCGGGGGCCCTTCCGGGTCGGGCTCAGAGGTGCACGCCGGCTCCCCGGGAGCGTTTCTCCTGGGTAATCCAGCTGTGACTTCGCCCCTCTCCACCCAGGCTCCTGCTTCGGCTGGTGTGGAGGTTCTGGGGGAGCCCTCGCTGACCAGCATCGCTGTGTCTACCTGGACAGCAGTGACCTCGCATCCCTTCTCAGGCTGTGGTAGCCCGGGTGGGGGTGGGCGCCAGTCTCCCTCCTCGCTGGATAGTTAA